One Euphorbia lathyris chromosome 1, ddEupLath1.1, whole genome shotgun sequence DNA segment encodes these proteins:
- the LOC136219013 gene encoding 14 kDa proline-rich protein DC2.15-like: protein MATKSVASIVILVTLNLLFFTMVSSAKCPTDALKFKVCANVLGLIQIPPNEQCCSLISGLVAADAALCLCTAIKANVLGINVNVPLDLSLLLNQCNKNVAAGFQCPY, encoded by the coding sequence ATGGCAACAAAATCAGTGGCCTCAATTGTCATTCTGGTAACTCTGAACCTACTCTTCTTCACAATGGTGAGCTCTGCAAAGTGCCCAACAGATGCACTCAAGTTCAAAGTATGTGCAAACGTATTGGGGCTAATTCAAATTCCACCAAATGAACAATGCTGCTCCTTAATTTCTGGTCTAGTCGCTGCTGATGCTGCTCTTTGCCTTTGTACTGCTATTAAAGCTAATGTTTTGGGGATCAATGTTAACGTTCCACTCGACTTAAGCTTGCTGCTCAACCAGTGCAACAAGAATGTTGCCGCCGGATTCCAGTGTCCTTATTAA